One window of the Zea mays cultivar B73 chromosome 3, Zm-B73-REFERENCE-NAM-5.0, whole genome shotgun sequence genome contains the following:
- the LOC100282241 gene encoding uncharacterized protein LOC100282241 — protein sequence MATARLLRCASSTFLFSTCTTNPLRSCSPLVRRQHPRAAMATDSSAASFQKIQIQREDTTFDAYVVGKENAPGIVVLQEWWGVDYEIKNHAIHISQLGGGYRALIPDLYRGKVALDVAEAQHLMEGLDWQGAVKDIQASVKWLKSNGSPKVGVTGYCMGGALSIASGVLVPEVDAVVAFYGTPSSELADPSKAKAPIQAHFGEHDSFVGFSDVTAAKSLEEKLKSSGIPYEVHIYPGCSHAFMNTSPEALKRKKGMGLTDENQEAVDLAWSRFSSWMGRFLGSA from the exons ATGGCCACAGCGCGCCTGCTCCGTTGCGCCTCCTCCACCTTCCTTTTCAGCACCTGCACCACCAATCCGTTGCGCTCGTGCTCCCCTCTCGTCCGCCGCCAGCACCCCCGCGCCGCCATGGCCACGGACTCCTCCGCCGCCTCGTTCCAGAAGATCCAGATCCAGCGCGAGGACACC ACTTTTGATGCTTATGTTGTTGGCAAAGAAAATGCTCCTGGAATTGTGGTTTTGCAAGAGTGGTGGGGAGTTGACTATGAGATAAAGAACCATGCGATCCACATTTCCCAACTTGGTGGAGGATACAGAGCACTCATTCCAGA TTTATACCGTGGAAAAGTTGCTCTCGATGTTGCTGAGGCACAACATCTGATGGAGGGTCTCGACTGGCAGGGTGCAGTCAAGGATATCCAGGCTTCAGTTAAATGGCTGAAGTCAAATGGATCACCCAAG gttggtGTTACTGGCTATTGCATGGGAGGTGCTTTATCAATTGCAAGTGGAGTTTTAGTCCCAGAGGTTGATGCTGTTGTTGCTTTCTATGGGACACCATCTTCTGAGCTTGCTGATCCTTCTAAGGCTAAGGCTCCTATACAGGCTCATTTCGGGGAGCATGACAGTTTTGTTGGTTTTTCAGATGTCACT GCAGCCAAGTCCCTGGAGGAGAAGCTCAAATCTTCCGGGATACCATATGAAGTTCACATATACCCTGGATGTTCGCATGCCTTCATGAACACTTCGCCTGAGGCACTCAAGAGGAAGAAGGGGATGGGTCTGACTGATGAGAACCAGGAAGCCGTCGACCTGGCCTGGTCTCGCTTCTCTTCTTGGATGGGCCGGTTCCTCGGATCTGCTTGA